In a genomic window of Pseudomonas mohnii:
- the kdpB gene encoding potassium-transporting ATPase subunit KdpB: MNMPVTKTVAAKAPEQPKTAISALWRPALVQAFVKLDPRQLQRAPVMLVVELTAILTTVLCFIPDTAVPTFVAAQIAVWLWFTVLFANFAEALAEGRGKARADSLKAGSEGLSARRKTSNGTFQVVPATSLRKGDVVRVEAGEMIPGDGEVIEGIAAVNEAAITGESAPVIRESGGDRSAVTGNTRLVSDWLLVKITANPGESTLDRMIALVEGAKRQKTPNEVALDILLIGLTLIFLLVVVTLQPFAHFANGSLPLVFLVALLVTLIPTTIGGLLSAIGIAGMDRLVRLNVIAKSGRAVEAAGDVHVLLLDKTGTITFGNRRCTAVYAAPGVSSKELAEGALFASLADDTAEGKSIVEYLRALHPQPEPRAELLTGVPFSAETRLSGVDYQGRVYRKGAVDSLLAFVGQKRAELAPSLSREIDKIAQSGGTPLLVCADGKLLGAIHLKDVVKPGIRERFAELRKLGIRTVMVTGDNPLTAAAIAAEAGVDDVLAEATPEKKLARIRHEQNDGRLVAMCGDGANDAPALAQADVGMAMNDGTQAAREAANMVDLDSDPTKLLDVVQIGKELLVTRGALTTFSIANDVAKYFAILPALFAAIYPQLGVLNVMHLSSPQSAILSAIVFNALIIVVLIPLALRGVRVQAASAAALLRRNLLIYGLGGILVPFVGIKAIDMLLTALHLV, translated from the coding sequence ATGAATATGCCCGTAACCAAAACCGTCGCCGCGAAAGCGCCGGAGCAACCGAAAACCGCGATCTCGGCGCTCTGGCGCCCGGCGCTGGTGCAAGCCTTCGTCAAGCTCGACCCACGCCAGTTGCAGCGTGCGCCCGTGATGCTGGTGGTCGAACTGACGGCGATCCTGACCACCGTGCTGTGCTTCATTCCAGACACGGCGGTGCCGACCTTCGTCGCCGCGCAAATCGCCGTGTGGCTGTGGTTCACCGTACTGTTCGCCAACTTTGCCGAAGCCCTGGCCGAAGGTCGTGGCAAGGCGCGCGCCGACAGTCTCAAGGCCGGCAGTGAAGGCCTCAGCGCTCGCCGTAAAACCAGCAATGGCACCTTTCAAGTGGTGCCGGCCACCAGCCTGCGCAAGGGCGATGTGGTGCGCGTCGAAGCGGGGGAGATGATCCCCGGTGACGGCGAGGTGATCGAAGGCATCGCCGCGGTCAACGAGGCGGCGATTACCGGTGAGTCCGCGCCGGTGATCCGCGAGTCCGGCGGCGACCGCTCGGCCGTCACCGGCAACACACGGCTGGTGTCTGACTGGCTGTTGGTGAAGATCACCGCCAACCCGGGCGAATCGACCCTGGACCGCATGATCGCTCTGGTCGAAGGCGCAAAACGCCAGAAAACCCCGAACGAAGTGGCCCTCGACATTCTGCTGATCGGCCTGACCCTGATCTTCCTGCTGGTGGTCGTCACCCTGCAGCCGTTCGCCCACTTTGCCAACGGCAGCCTGCCGCTGGTGTTCCTGGTGGCGTTATTGGTCACGCTGATTCCGACCACCATCGGCGGTCTGTTGTCGGCCATTGGTATTGCCGGGATGGATCGCTTGGTGCGTCTGAACGTGATTGCCAAGTCCGGTCGCGCCGTGGAAGCGGCGGGGGACGTGCACGTCCTGTTGCTGGACAAGACCGGCACCATCACCTTCGGTAACCGTCGTTGCACGGCGGTATACGCCGCCCCGGGCGTCAGCTCGAAGGAGCTGGCCGAAGGTGCGTTGTTCGCCTCGCTGGCCGATGACACCGCCGAAGGCAAATCCATAGTCGAATACCTGCGTGCCCTGCATCCACAACCCGAACCGAGGGCTGAGTTGCTCACCGGCGTGCCGTTCAGCGCCGAAACGCGCCTGTCGGGTGTCGACTATCAAGGTCGCGTGTACCGCAAGGGGGCGGTGGACTCGCTGCTCGCGTTCGTTGGCCAGAAACGCGCCGAGCTGGCCCCGTCCCTGTCGCGAGAAATCGACAAGATCGCCCAGAGCGGCGGCACCCCGTTGCTGGTCTGTGCCGACGGCAAACTGCTCGGCGCGATCCACCTCAAGGACGTGGTCAAGCCCGGCATCCGCGAGCGCTTCGCCGAGCTGCGCAAACTGGGGATTCGCACGGTCATGGTGACCGGCGACAACCCGCTGACCGCTGCGGCGATTGCCGCCGAAGCGGGCGTGGATGACGTGCTGGCCGAAGCCACGCCGGAGAAAAAACTGGCGCGCATTCGTCACGAACAGAACGATGGCCGCCTGGTCGCCATGTGCGGCGACGGCGCCAACGACGCCCCGGCCCTGGCCCAGGCGGATGTCGGCATGGCGATGAACGACGGCACGCAAGCCGCCCGTGAAGCGGCGAACATGGTCGACCTCGACAGCGATCCGACCAAGCTGCTGGACGTGGTACAGATCGGTAAGGAATTGCTGGTGACCCGCGGTGCGCTGACGACCTTCTCGATCGCCAACGACGTGGCCAAGTATTTCGCGATTTTGCCGGCGCTGTTTGCCGCGATCTACCCGCAACTGGGCGTGTTGAACGTGATGCACCTGAGCAGCCCGCAGAGCGCGATTCTCTCGGCGATCGTGTTCAACGCCTTGATCATCGTGGTGCTGATTCCGCTGGCGTTGCGCGGTGTACGAGTCCAGGCGGCCAGTGCCGCGGCATTGTTGCGACGCAATCTGCTGATCTACGGGCTGGGCGGAATCCTGGTGCCGTTCGTGGGCATCAAGGCGATCGACATGCTGTTGACGGCGTTGCATCTGGTTTGA
- the kdpC gene encoding potassium-transporting ATPase subunit KdpC encodes MSTMIRPALSLLVLMTLITGVAYPLVVTGVAQVAFPDQANGSLVRDAQGKVRGSALIAQDFVGDAWFHPRPSAGAFATVSSSASNLSPSNPALATRVIDDANKLLVPGQGPVPLALITTSGSGLDPHLPPAAIAYQLARVAAARNVPVSTLEQLMNAHIEQPLVGPPVVNVLALNMALEKL; translated from the coding sequence ATGTCCACAATGATACGTCCGGCCTTGAGCCTGTTGGTTTTGATGACCCTGATCACCGGCGTGGCTTACCCCTTGGTGGTCACTGGCGTGGCCCAGGTTGCATTCCCGGATCAGGCCAATGGCAGCCTGGTGCGCGATGCCCAGGGCAAGGTCCGGGGCTCTGCGCTGATCGCCCAGGATTTCGTCGGCGACGCCTGGTTCCACCCACGGCCATCGGCCGGTGCATTTGCCACCGTGTCGAGCAGTGCCAGCAACCTGTCGCCGAGCAACCCGGCGCTGGCCACTCGGGTGATCGACGATGCCAATAAACTGCTCGTACCCGGTCAGGGGCCGGTGCCGTTGGCGCTGATCACCACCTCCGGCAGTGGTCTCGATCCACACTTGCCACCGGCGGCGATTGCCTATCAACTGGCGCGTGTCGCGGCAGCGCGCAACGTACCGGTGTCTACGCTTGAGCAATTGATGAATGCGCACATCGAGCAACCGCTGGTGGGGCCGCCGGTGGTGAATGTGTTGGCGCTGAATATGGCGTTGGAAAAACTGTAG
- a CDS encoding sensor histidine kinase: MSDSGRADALLADLPRDGRGRLKVFLGAAPGVGKTYAMLQAAHTQLRQGVKVIAGVVETHGRAETEALLGGLPQQPLVRSEYRGVMLEEMDLDGLLAAKPKLVLVDELAHSNAPGSRHAKRWQDIQELLAAGIDVFTTVNVQHLESLNDQVRGITGVQVRETLPDWVLQEAYELLLIDLPPRELLERLRDGKVYVPEQARAAIDAFFTQTNLTALRELAMQTAAAQVDNDLAQGYRQLGQAAPAVRGRLLVGVDGDAQAERLVRHASRVAQRRHLPWSLVHVDNGSVRDEQSRLCLQSAQQLAERLGGEVVLLRAGEVAKTLIQHAAERRASLVLVGQSRPRLRRRLLGGGLAARLLRDARGLEINVLDSDEEKNPPRQHPAHALVWFDYALAVVATILASALAWAVASVLPLPNISLVFLAAVLLVAVRSSLGPALACAALSFLTYDFLFIPPNFSFSIQREEDVLTLLFFLLMAALTGNLAARQRRQLQALRDTQGETTELLDLSRKLTAATDRQAVISAAAQHLNGWSDLQLCLLNRDGQSGWKVETGGPLEFTEAERAAADWAWQHDQPAGAGTGTLPFGRWWWWPLSVEDGPLALLGVCAKEGQTLSGQRRRLLTALSQPLAQALARAQLADDLEAARLHGETEQLRSALLASVSHDLRTPLTSMRGSIDSLLALGEAIPLEDRRELLEGTRDEAERLDRYIQNLLDMTRLGHGALKLARDWVSPADIVGSSLNRLRAVLAPLQVSVEMPAELPLLYVHAALIEQALINVLENAARFSPLHGRLQLRAGVADQELFFSVSDEGPGIPEAERSKIFDMFYTAARGDRGGQGTGLGLAICQGMVGAHGGRISVADGIEGRGTCITLHLPLQEQPAFESER, translated from the coding sequence ATGAGCGACTCCGGCCGCGCCGACGCGCTGTTAGCAGACCTGCCCCGGGATGGCCGTGGCCGACTCAAGGTTTTCCTCGGCGCGGCACCCGGTGTCGGCAAGACCTACGCCATGCTGCAAGCGGCACACACGCAACTGCGCCAGGGGGTGAAAGTCATTGCCGGTGTGGTGGAAACCCATGGTCGTGCCGAAACCGAGGCGTTGCTCGGCGGCTTGCCGCAACAACCGCTGGTGCGCTCGGAGTACCGGGGCGTGATGCTCGAAGAGATGGACCTCGACGGTCTGCTCGCGGCCAAACCGAAGCTGGTGCTGGTCGACGAACTGGCCCACAGCAACGCCCCCGGCAGTCGCCACGCTAAACGCTGGCAGGACATTCAGGAATTGCTCGCTGCCGGCATCGATGTGTTCACCACGGTCAACGTCCAGCACCTGGAAAGCCTCAACGATCAGGTCCGTGGCATTACCGGCGTGCAGGTTCGCGAGACCTTGCCGGACTGGGTGCTGCAAGAGGCCTACGAGCTGCTGTTGATCGACCTGCCGCCACGGGAACTGCTCGAGCGTCTGCGCGACGGCAAGGTCTACGTGCCGGAGCAGGCGCGAGCCGCCATCGACGCATTTTTCACCCAGACCAACCTCACTGCCCTGCGTGAACTGGCGATGCAAACCGCGGCGGCTCAGGTCGATAACGATCTGGCCCAGGGTTATCGCCAACTGGGTCAAGCCGCGCCGGCCGTACGGGGGCGCCTGCTGGTGGGCGTTGACGGCGATGCCCAGGCCGAGCGCCTGGTGCGCCACGCCAGCCGTGTCGCCCAGCGCCGGCATCTGCCCTGGAGCCTGGTGCATGTGGACAACGGCAGCGTGCGTGACGAGCAATCACGCCTTTGCCTGCAAAGCGCCCAGCAACTGGCCGAACGCCTGGGCGGCGAAGTGGTGCTGCTGCGTGCCGGCGAGGTAGCGAAAACCCTGATCCAGCACGCGGCCGAGCGCCGTGCCAGCCTGGTACTGGTCGGCCAGTCCCGGCCACGACTGCGTCGGCGGTTGCTGGGTGGTGGTCTGGCGGCACGCTTGTTGCGCGATGCGCGAGGGTTGGAAATCAACGTCCTCGACAGTGACGAAGAAAAAAATCCGCCCCGACAACATCCGGCGCATGCGCTGGTCTGGTTCGACTATGCGCTCGCTGTCGTGGCAACGATTTTGGCCAGTGCGTTGGCATGGGCCGTGGCCAGTGTCCTGCCATTGCCCAATATCTCGCTGGTGTTCCTCGCCGCCGTGTTGCTGGTGGCGGTGCGCAGCAGTCTCGGGCCGGCGCTGGCCTGTGCCGCGTTGTCGTTTCTGACCTATGACTTCCTGTTCATTCCGCCGAATTTCTCCTTCAGCATCCAGCGCGAAGAAGACGTGCTCACCTTATTGTTCTTCCTGCTGATGGCGGCCCTCACGGGCAACCTCGCGGCGCGCCAGCGCCGACAGTTGCAGGCCTTGCGCGATACCCAGGGAGAAACCACCGAGTTGCTCGACCTGTCACGCAAACTCACTGCCGCCACTGACCGTCAGGCCGTGATCAGCGCCGCCGCCCAGCACCTCAACGGCTGGAGTGACCTGCAACTGTGCCTGCTCAATCGCGACGGTCAAAGCGGCTGGAAAGTCGAAACCGGTGGTCCGCTGGAGTTTACCGAGGCCGAACGCGCCGCCGCCGATTGGGCCTGGCAACACGATCAACCGGCGGGTGCCGGCACCGGTACGCTGCCGTTTGGGCGCTGGTGGTGGTGGCCCTTGTCGGTGGAGGATGGACCGCTGGCGCTGCTCGGCGTGTGCGCCAAGGAAGGCCAGACCTTGAGCGGCCAGCGTCGGCGTTTGTTGACCGCGTTGAGTCAACCGTTGGCCCAGGCTCTGGCTCGCGCGCAATTGGCCGATGATCTGGAAGCCGCACGGCTGCACGGCGAGACCGAACAACTGCGCAGCGCCTTGCTGGCCTCGGTGTCCCACGATTTACGCACGCCCCTGACTTCCATGCGCGGCAGCATCGACAGCTTGTTGGCCCTCGGTGAAGCGATCCCGCTGGAGGATCGCCGCGAATTGCTCGAAGGCACCCGCGATGAAGCCGAGCGCCTGGACCGTTATATTCAAAACCTGCTGGACATGACTCGCCTCGGTCACGGTGCCTTGAAGCTGGCGCGGGACTGGGTGTCGCCGGCCGACATTGTCGGCAGTTCACTCAATCGACTGCGTGCAGTGCTGGCGCCGTTGCAGGTCAGTGTCGAGATGCCGGCCGAGTTGCCGCTGCTGTATGTCCACGCCGCACTGATCGAACAGGCACTGATCAACGTGCTGGAAAACGCCGCGCGGTTTTCGCCGTTGCATGGCCGTCTGCAATTGCGCGCCGGTGTCGCTGACCAAGAGCTGTTTTTCTCGGTAAGCGATGAAGGACCGGGCATTCCCGAAGCTGAGCGATCGAAGATTTTCGACATGTTCTACACCGCCGCGCGCGGTGATCGCGGCGGGCAGGGCACGGGGCTGGGGCTGGCGATCTGTCAGGGCATGGTGGGCGCCCATGGCGGTCGTATCAGCGTCGCCGACGGCATCGAAGGGCGTGGCACCTGCATTACCTTGCACTTGCCGTTGCAGGAACAGCCTGCCTTTGAAAGTGAGCGCTGA
- a CDS encoding response regulator produces the protein MSQTTTILVIDDEPQIRKFLRISLASQGYKVLEAGTGTEGLAQAALNKPDLLVLDLGLPDMDGQQVLREFREWSTVPVLVLSVRASEGQKVEALDGGANDYVTKPFGIQEFLARIRALLRQAPVGEAQQAALTFGPLTVDLAYRRVLLEGAEVALTRKEYAVLAQLARHPGRVITQQQLLKDIWGPTHTEDSHYLRIVVGHLRQKLADDPTQPRFIVTEAGVGYRLLSEGGLQAGSG, from the coding sequence ATGAGCCAGACCACGACCATTTTGGTCATCGACGATGAACCGCAGATCCGCAAATTCCTGCGTATCAGCCTCGCTTCCCAGGGCTACAAAGTGCTGGAGGCCGGCACTGGCACCGAAGGCCTGGCCCAGGCAGCCTTGAACAAACCGGACCTGTTGGTGCTCGACCTTGGGCTGCCGGACATGGATGGCCAACAAGTGCTGCGCGAATTCCGCGAGTGGTCGACGGTGCCGGTGCTGGTGCTCTCGGTACGCGCCAGCGAAGGGCAGAAAGTCGAAGCGCTGGATGGCGGCGCCAACGACTACGTGACCAAACCGTTCGGCATTCAGGAGTTTCTGGCGCGAATACGTGCGTTGTTACGTCAGGCGCCAGTGGGCGAGGCTCAGCAAGCGGCACTGACCTTCGGTCCACTCACCGTGGACCTGGCCTATCGCCGGGTATTGCTCGAGGGCGCCGAAGTTGCGCTGACCCGTAAGGAGTACGCGGTGCTGGCGCAACTGGCGCGGCATCCGGGGCGGGTCATCACCCAGCAGCAATTGCTCAAGGACATTTGGGGACCGACCCACACCGAGGACAGCCACTATTTGCGAATCGTGGTTGGGCATTTGCGGCAGAAGCTGGCGGATGATCCGACCCAGCCGCGGTTCATCGTGACCGAGGCGGGAGTGGGGTATCGGTTGTTGAGTGAGGGTGGTCTTCAGGCAGGTTCTGGCTGA
- a CDS encoding patatin-like phospholipase family protein yields the protein MKKRVALVLGSGGARGYAHIGVIEEIERRGYDIACVAGCSMGAVVGGIYAAGKLKEYRDWIESLDYLDVLRLVDVSFRLGAIRGEKVFGRIRKIVGEINIEELRIPYTAVATDLTNQQEIWFQEGCLHQAMRASAAIPSLFTPVMQGNRMLVDGGILNPLPIVPVVSSHCDLIIAVNLNSTNQRHYQLPVIQRPAAFKSRFDSLINSLGSKLPFRRKQAEQLLLLEKEALMAEAAEINPWIESAEPEAQQPAAAPERDGAPKSATGSFIIDNVGPASLLDLINQSFEVMQTSLAQYKIAGYPPDILINVPKRVCRFFEFYKAPELIALGREIARDTLDRYESERES from the coding sequence ATGAAGAAGCGTGTCGCACTGGTACTGGGCTCAGGTGGAGCCCGCGGCTATGCCCATATTGGCGTTATTGAAGAGATCGAGCGGCGTGGCTACGACATCGCCTGCGTCGCCGGTTGCTCCATGGGCGCGGTGGTGGGTGGCATTTATGCCGCTGGCAAACTCAAGGAGTATCGCGACTGGATCGAGAGCCTGGATTACCTCGACGTATTGCGTCTGGTGGACGTCAGTTTTCGTCTGGGGGCGATTCGTGGAGAAAAGGTCTTCGGACGGATCCGCAAGATTGTCGGCGAGATCAATATCGAAGAGCTGCGCATCCCCTACACGGCGGTGGCCACCGACCTGACCAACCAGCAGGAAATCTGGTTCCAGGAAGGTTGCCTGCACCAGGCCATGCGGGCTTCGGCGGCAATTCCCAGCCTGTTTACCCCGGTGATGCAAGGCAATCGCATGCTGGTGGATGGCGGCATTCTCAACCCGCTGCCGATCGTGCCAGTGGTGTCGAGCCATTGCGATTTGATCATCGCGGTTAACCTCAACTCCACCAACCAGCGCCATTACCAACTGCCGGTGATCCAGCGGCCCGCCGCGTTCAAAAGCCGCTTCGACAGCCTGATCAATTCCCTCGGTTCGAAGTTGCCGTTCCGGCGCAAGCAGGCCGAACAATTGTTGCTGCTGGAAAAAGAAGCGTTGATGGCCGAAGCGGCCGAGATCAACCCCTGGATCGAATCCGCCGAACCCGAAGCCCAGCAACCGGCTGCTGCGCCGGAACGCGACGGAGCACCGAAGTCAGCCACCGGTTCATTCATCATCGACAACGTCGGGCCGGCGTCGTTGCTGGATTTGATCAACCAGAGTTTCGAGGTGATGCAGACGTCCCTGGCGCAGTACAAGATTGCCGGGTATCCGCCGGACATCCTGATCAACGTGCCGAAGCGGGTGTGCCGGTTTTTCGAGTTTTACAAGGCGCCGGAGCTGATCGCGCTGGGACGGGAGATTGCGCGGGATACGCTGGATCGGTATGAGAGCGAGCGCGAATCCTGA
- a CDS encoding CHAD domain-containing protein: MSDLIDRLVAQVLGLEVRLLACQARLSARTDPEALHDLRTTVRRMRSLLRPLRGLPGVEQLEAAASAVGDLTTPLRDREVLAAYLLQHDQPEAAQRRMAQMDEAYPAVAASPELNQLLIILDAFPRFLRAAQRQDLLKGLRKRIVRRLAKQWKKLDEALHDPAHDRHRLRLLIKRVRYGIEAYPELDRLPKAALPRLRSAQAALGDWHDCWQWLVRAEQEADLHPCVAVWKTTMVKAEHRADRVLDKFSKACFKS; this comes from the coding sequence ATGTCTGACTTGATTGATCGGTTGGTGGCGCAGGTTTTAGGGCTGGAGGTTCGTCTGCTGGCCTGTCAGGCTCGCCTGAGTGCCCGCACCGATCCGGAAGCGCTGCACGATCTGCGTACCACGGTGCGCCGCATGCGCAGCCTGTTACGCCCCTTGCGTGGCTTGCCCGGTGTCGAACAGCTGGAAGCGGCAGCGTCCGCGGTCGGCGACCTGACCACCCCCTTGCGTGATCGCGAAGTGCTGGCGGCGTATTTGCTCCAGCACGATCAACCCGAAGCGGCTCAGCGACGCATGGCGCAGATGGACGAAGCCTATCCCGCAGTGGCCGCAAGCCCCGAGCTCAACCAACTGCTGATAATTCTCGATGCCTTTCCGCGCTTCCTGCGGGCCGCCCAGCGTCAGGATCTGCTCAAGGGCCTGCGCAAGCGTATCGTCAGGCGCCTGGCCAAGCAGTGGAAGAAACTCGACGAGGCGCTGCACGATCCTGCCCACGACCGCCATCGTTTGCGCCTGCTGATCAAGCGAGTGCGCTATGGCATCGAAGCTTACCCCGAGCTGGACCGTTTGCCGAAGGCGGCGTTGCCCAGGCTGAGATCGGCCCAGGCGGCATTGGGCGATTGGCACGATTGCTGGCAATGGCTGGTCAGGGCCGAGCAGGAGGCGGATTTGCATCCTTGTGTCGCGGTCTGGAAAACCACCATGGTCAAGGCAGAGCACCGTGCTGATCGTGTCCTGGACAAGTTCAGCAAGGCCTGCTTCAAATCCTGA
- a CDS encoding acyl-CoA thioesterase, with product MRFSDLLDAVRRQPLALSIPAEWAQGRASFGGLVAALQYEAMRARVPADRQVRSLAITFVGPVEPEVPVSFEVDVLREGKAVSQVLGRAMQKGQVVTLIQGSFGASRPSEVAVTAQPAPEMKHWDDCQELPYVKGVTPEFMRHLAMRWSVGGLPFTGNTSREMGGWVRLRGDVKEEAVTESHILALVDAWPPALMPFLKKPAMGSTLTWTIEFVQPLLELSTLDWCKYLVETEHAADGYGHAAANLWDARGRLIAMSRQTVTVFA from the coding sequence ATGCGTTTTTCCGATTTGCTTGACGCCGTCCGCCGCCAGCCCCTGGCGTTGTCGATTCCGGCTGAGTGGGCACAGGGGCGAGCCAGCTTCGGTGGTCTGGTGGCTGCCTTGCAATACGAAGCCATGCGCGCCAGGGTGCCAGCGGATCGGCAGGTGCGTTCGCTGGCGATCACCTTCGTAGGTCCGGTCGAACCGGAGGTGCCGGTCAGTTTCGAAGTCGATGTGTTGCGTGAAGGCAAAGCCGTCAGCCAGGTGCTGGGCCGGGCGATGCAGAAGGGGCAGGTGGTGACTTTGATCCAGGGCAGTTTCGGCGCCTCGCGGCCTTCGGAAGTGGCGGTGACGGCGCAACCGGCCCCGGAAATGAAACACTGGGATGACTGCCAGGAGCTGCCCTACGTCAAGGGCGTGACCCCGGAATTCATGCGGCATCTGGCGATGCGCTGGAGTGTCGGCGGGCTGCCGTTCACTGGCAACACATCCCGTGAGATGGGCGGCTGGGTGCGCTTGCGTGGCGATGTGAAGGAAGAGGCGGTCACGGAGTCGCACATACTGGCACTGGTCGACGCCTGGCCGCCGGCGCTGATGCCGTTTCTGAAGAAGCCGGCGATGGGCAGCACCCTGACCTGGACCATCGAGTTCGTGCAGCCGTTGCTCGAACTGAGCACCCTGGACTGGTGCAAATACCTCGTCGAAACCGAACACGCCGCCGACGGCTACGGCCATGCCGCCGCGAACCTGTGGGATGCGCGGGGGCGTTTGATTGCCATGAGCCGGCAGACCGTGACGGTGTTCGCCTGA
- a CDS encoding terminase, with protein MGKRHPNLPAWQWRAYPNNHQHPTNLVLHLIAVPLFILGFLLIVTGVFGLSFVNIAIGVIGLLAALALQRHGHSLEAQASEPFSDRKDAVSRLLVEQFLTFPRFFFSGGWWRAWRERHRHH; from the coding sequence ATGGGTAAACGTCACCCCAACCTTCCCGCCTGGCAATGGCGCGCCTACCCGAACAATCATCAGCATCCGACCAATCTGGTGTTACACCTGATTGCCGTGCCGCTGTTCATCCTGGGGTTCCTGTTGATTGTTACCGGGGTGTTCGGCTTGAGCTTCGTGAACATCGCCATCGGCGTGATCGGCCTGTTGGCCGCGCTGGCCTTGCAACGTCACGGTCACAGCCTGGAGGCGCAAGCGTCCGAGCCGTTCAGTGATCGCAAGGATGCCGTCTCGCGCCTGCTGGTCGAGCAGTTCCTGACATTCCCACGGTTTTTCTTCAGCGGCGGCTGGTGGCGCGCCTGGCGGGAGCGCCACCGCCATCATTGA
- a CDS encoding methyl-accepting chemotaxis protein, translating to MGAWLSNISLKYKFWAVNAVAFVTTLLLVLYAVQLEQQARIQTAQASAQAQARLLSAWPVGQPLPKADNVLTSDRGHAPQLNGQPVLELTDAKGWVEIDSMPLFGDNLLIGAEVFTRADGQQVAVIAHGPSLSQVFSERFANYAVAVFILMLAMLGASQLLIRFLLSQLNTLKDVMLHVEKTGDLSARVPLACSDEVGQMANAFNAMQAGYQRVVNTVANTARQLDDGAARLASSMNDVRQGMLGQQSETDQAATAINEMTATVYHIAQHAGATRDLSQSADTLAGSGHEVVMRVQKSIAGLSTGVQQTAEMIQRLAEDSQKINGVVNVIHSIAEQTNLLALNAAIEAARAGEMGRGFAVVADEVRNLAKRVQTSTDEITVMVSALQAGTRDAVDFMQESSFKADDCVQQAQEAGAALAEITGAVAQMRESNTQIAVAAEQQSQVAEEMNRAVVSIRDVTENTVRQTVNSATTSNDLAALAGELSRAIGQLKL from the coding sequence ATGGGTGCCTGGCTTAGCAATATTTCGCTGAAATACAAATTCTGGGCGGTCAATGCCGTCGCCTTCGTCACCACGCTGCTGCTGGTGCTGTACGCCGTGCAGCTCGAACAGCAAGCCCGGATTCAGACCGCCCAGGCATCGGCCCAGGCCCAGGCTCGATTGCTCAGCGCCTGGCCCGTGGGGCAGCCACTCCCGAAAGCGGACAATGTACTGACCTCCGATCGCGGGCATGCCCCGCAGCTCAACGGGCAGCCTGTGCTGGAACTGACCGATGCCAAGGGCTGGGTCGAGATCGACAGCATGCCGTTGTTCGGTGACAACCTGCTCATTGGCGCCGAGGTATTCACTCGCGCTGATGGTCAGCAGGTCGCGGTGATTGCCCATGGCCCGAGCCTCAGCCAGGTATTCAGCGAGCGTTTTGCCAACTACGCGGTCGCCGTGTTCATCCTGATGCTGGCGATGCTTGGCGCTTCGCAACTGCTGATCCGCTTCCTGCTCAGCCAGCTCAACACCTTGAAAGACGTGATGCTCCACGTCGAAAAAACCGGCGACCTCTCGGCCCGTGTCCCACTGGCGTGCAGCGACGAAGTCGGGCAAATGGCCAATGCCTTCAACGCCATGCAGGCCGGCTATCAACGGGTGGTCAACACCGTCGCCAATACCGCCCGGCAACTGGATGACGGCGCCGCGCGGCTGGCGTCGAGCATGAATGACGTGCGCCAGGGCATGCTCGGCCAGCAAAGCGAAACCGATCAGGCCGCCACGGCGATCAATGAAATGACCGCCACCGTCTACCATATCGCCCAGCACGCGGGCGCCACCCGTGACCTCTCGCAATCGGCCGACACCCTGGCCGGCAGCGGGCATGAAGTAGTGATGCGCGTGCAGAAGTCGATTGCCGGGTTGTCGACCGGGGTGCAGCAGACCGCCGAAATGATTCAGCGCCTGGCCGAGGACAGTCAAAAAATCAATGGTGTGGTCAATGTGATTCACAGCATTGCCGAGCAGACCAACCTGCTGGCGTTAAACGCTGCGATTGAGGCGGCCCGGGCCGGTGAAATGGGTCGTGGATTTGCCGTGGTCGCCGATGAGGTACGCAACCTGGCCAAACGCGTGCAGACCTCCACGGACGAAATCACCGTGATGGTGTCCGCGCTGCAGGCCGGGACCCGGGATGCCGTGGACTTCATGCAGGAGAGCTCGTTCAAGGCCGACGACTGCGTGCAACAGGCGCAGGAAGCCGGCGCGGCGCTGGCGGAGATCACCGGCGCGGTGGCGCAAATGCGTGAAAGCAATACGCAGATCGCGGTGGCGGCCGAGCAGCAGAGTCAGGTGGCGGAGGAGATGAATCGGGCGGTGGTGAGCATTCGCGATGTCACCGAGAACACGGTGCGGCAAACCGTCAATTCGGCAACGACCAGCAATGACCTGGCGGCGTTGGCCGGGGAGTTGAGCAGGGCCATAGGGCAACTCAAGCTCTAA